In Gemmobacter sp. 24YEA27, a genomic segment contains:
- a CDS encoding Na+/H+ antiporter subunit E has protein sequence MTRLFPHPLLTCALLLLWLLLTSFSLGNLVLGFGVAALASRAFAAIEPDRVKLRAPMALLRLFFIVGLDIMRSNYAVARLILTGGRHGKRHSGFVEIPLRLRDPAPLALLAMIVTATPGTAWLEYDEATGTLLLHVFDMIETDDWVELIGTRYESLLLEAFPA, from the coding sequence ATGACCAGGCTCTTCCCGCATCCCCTTCTGACCTGCGCGCTGCTGCTTTTGTGGCTTTTGCTGACCAGTTTCTCGCTGGGCAATCTGGTTCTGGGCTTTGGCGTGGCCGCACTGGCCTCGCGGGCCTTTGCCGCCATCGAGCCGGATCGGGTGAAGCTGCGCGCGCCCATGGCCCTGCTGAGGCTCTTCTTCATCGTCGGGCTCGACATCATGCGGTCGAATTACGCGGTGGCCCGGCTGATCCTGACCGGCGGGCGACATGGCAAACGGCATTCCGGCTTTGTCGAGATCCCTCTGAGGCTGCGCGATCCGGCGCCGCTTGCGCTTTTGGCGATGATCGTCACCGCCACGCCGGGCACCGCCTGGCTGGAATATGACGAAGCGACCGGCACACTTCTGCTGCATGTCTTCGATATGATCGAAACCGATGACTGGGTGGAACTGATCGGCACCCGCTATGAGTCCCTGTTGCTGGAGGCCTTTCCCGCATGA
- a CDS encoding K+/H+ antiporter subunit F translates to MSALVMSVALSYAQIALALAACLGGYRLLYGPRAQDRVLGLDTFYVTAMLLFVVTGIRVGSPFFFEAAMVIGVLGFVATVSLAKFLIRGEVIE, encoded by the coding sequence ATGAGCGCCCTCGTCATGTCCGTCGCCCTGAGCTATGCCCAGATCGCCCTTGCACTGGCCGCTTGTCTTGGGGGCTACCGGCTGCTTTACGGGCCGCGCGCCCAGGACCGGGTACTGGGGCTTGATACGTTTTACGTCACCGCGATGCTTTTGTTTGTCGTGACCGGGATCCGGGTCGGATCGCCGTTTTTCTTTGAGGCGGCGATGGTGATCGGCGTCTTGGGCTTTGTCGCCACGGTCTCGCTTGCGAAATTCCTGATCCGGGGCGAGGTGATCGAATGA
- a CDS encoding monovalent cation/H+ antiporter subunit A, with protein sequence MIEQNLILILVLLPFLAAIAAATLPVNSHGAAAWVSGLSLAGGLVILITLYPQVSEDEVVRSLVRWLPILSINLNFRMDGFAWMFTFIVLAIGILVVIYARFYLAKTDPVPRFYSFLMAFTGAMIGMLLSGNILMLVVFWELTSIMSFLLIGYWHQSQSARDGARMALIVTAGGGVALTVAMLVLGQIVGGYDLDLVLRSGEIITAHPLYPVVLVLFLIGAFTKSAQFPFHFWLPGAMAAPTPVSAYLHSATMVKMGVFLLIRFQPSLGATDLWFWLVCGIGMLTFTLGAVIALFRHDLKGLLAYSTISHLGLITALAGMGTEGAIIAAIFHICNHAAFKASLFMTAGIIDHETGTRDLRKLSGLRKALPVTCVLAVIASAAMAGVPLLNGFLSKEMFLTETMASHGGNVLDTALPWIAAFASVFSVAYSLRLVMEVFFGPEAKNLPNEHVHEPKHWMRFPVELLVAVCVVVGLLPWLADPILNVAGRAVLGPDMQDAHVAIWHGFNTPLMISIFALAAGAALWVTARGWINAGPEGPPVLYRIRAQKIYEWLLLRLTWVWPRALHRLFGTERLQTQLRLLVVLGICAAAVAVWGDLAPAQKRIGNDLNPAFAIMWLVGGACAIGAAWQAKYHRFAALVLLGGAGLITCVTFAWFSAPDLAVTQLVVEIVTTVLLLLGLRWLPKRREEIAGDDLLISKARRGRDLIIAAIGGGGLAALAWVVMTRPLVPNIGDWFLRNAYYEGGGTNTVNVILVDFRAFDTYGEITVLAIVGLTVYALLRRFRPGSESIGAPEQQQGYAADRLENFMLIPSVIMRWMFPVTLVIAAYLFFRGHDLPGGGFSAGVTVAIGLLLQYIASNVRWIEARIIILPIRWMGFGLLIATATGIGAWLFGYPFLTAHARYLDVPLIGKVPMATAMAFDLGVFLAVVGATVLLLIAIAHQSLRAARLRELEEEKAEEKAAKQKGAA encoded by the coding sequence ATGATCGAGCAGAACCTGATCCTCATTCTCGTGTTGCTGCCGTTTCTGGCAGCAATTGCCGCAGCCACGCTTCCGGTGAATTCGCATGGCGCGGCCGCCTGGGTCTCGGGCCTTTCGCTTGCCGGTGGCCTTGTGATCCTGATCACGCTTTACCCGCAGGTCTCGGAAGACGAGGTGGTGCGCAGCCTTGTGCGCTGGCTGCCGATCCTCTCGATCAACCTGAATTTCCGGATGGATGGTTTCGCCTGGATGTTCACCTTCATTGTGCTGGCGATCGGCATTCTGGTGGTGATCTATGCGCGGTTCTATCTGGCCAAAACCGATCCGGTGCCACGGTTTTACAGCTTTCTGATGGCGTTCACCGGCGCGATGATCGGGATGCTCCTTTCGGGCAATATCCTGATGCTGGTCGTGTTCTGGGAACTGACCTCGATCATGTCCTTCCTCCTGATCGGCTACTGGCATCAGAGCCAGTCGGCCCGCGACGGTGCCCGGATGGCGCTGATCGTGACGGCGGGGGGCGGCGTTGCGCTGACAGTTGCGATGCTGGTTCTGGGCCAGATCGTTGGCGGCTATGACCTTGATCTGGTGCTGCGCTCGGGTGAGATCATCACCGCGCATCCGCTCTATCCGGTGGTGCTGGTGCTGTTCCTGATCGGCGCTTTCACAAAATCGGCGCAGTTCCCGTTCCATTTCTGGCTGCCCGGTGCCATGGCCGCGCCGACGCCGGTTTCGGCCTATCTGCATTCCGCGACCATGGTGAAGATGGGGGTCTTTCTGCTGATCCGCTTCCAGCCCAGCCTTGGCGCCACCGATCTGTGGTTCTGGCTGGTTTGCGGCATCGGGATGCTGACCTTCACGCTGGGCGCCGTGATCGCGCTGTTCCGCCATGACCTGAAGGGGTTGCTGGCCTATTCCACCATCTCGCATCTTGGCCTGATCACCGCGCTTGCGGGTATGGGGACCGAAGGGGCGATCATCGCCGCCATCTTCCACATCTGCAATCACGCCGCCTTCAAGGCGTCTTTGTTCATGACCGCCGGGATCATCGACCATGAGACCGGGACGCGTGATCTGCGCAAGCTTTCGGGCCTGCGAAAGGCGCTGCCGGTGACCTGTGTGCTGGCGGTGATCGCCTCGGCCGCAATGGCCGGTGTGCCGCTTCTGAACGGGTTTCTCTCGAAAGAGATGTTCCTGACCGAGACCATGGCCTCGCATGGCGGCAATGTGCTGGACACTGCCTTGCCCTGGATCGCCGCCTTCGCCTCGGTCTTCTCCGTCGCCTATTCGCTGCGCCTCGTGATGGAGGTGTTCTTTGGCCCCGAGGCAAAGAACCTGCCCAATGAGCATGTGCATGAGCCGAAACACTGGATGCGCTTCCCGGTCGAGCTGCTGGTCGCGGTCTGTGTGGTGGTGGGTCTCCTGCCCTGGCTCGCCGATCCGATCCTGAATGTCGCGGGCCGCGCGGTTCTGGGGCCGGATATGCAGGATGCCCATGTCGCGATCTGGCACGGGTTCAACACGCCGCTGATGATCAGCATTTTCGCGCTCGCCGCAGGCGCGGCGCTTTGGGTCACGGCACGGGGCTGGATCAATGCCGGACCCGAGGGTCCGCCGGTCCTGTACCGGATTCGCGCCCAGAAGATTTATGAATGGCTGCTGCTCAGGCTCACCTGGGTCTGGCCGCGTGCGCTGCACCGGCTGTTTGGCACCGAGCGGCTGCAGACGCAGCTCAGGCTTCTGGTGGTGCTTGGGATCTGCGCGGCTGCGGTCGCGGTCTGGGGCGACCTTGCCCCGGCGCAAAAGCGGATCGGCAATGACCTGAACCCAGCTTTCGCGATCATGTGGCTGGTCGGTGGCGCCTGTGCCATCGGCGCGGCCTGGCAGGCGAAATATCACCGTTTTGCGGCGCTGGTGCTGCTGGGCGGCGCCGGGCTCATCACCTGCGTCACCTTCGCCTGGTTCTCGGCGCCGGATCTGGCCGTGACCCAGCTGGTGGTCGAGATTGTGACTACGGTTCTTCTGCTGCTGGGTCTGCGCTGGCTGCCGAAACGGCGCGAAGAGATCGCGGGCGATGACCTTCTGATCTCAAAGGCGCGGCGCGGGCGTGACCTGATCATTGCCGCCATTGGCGGCGGCGGGCTGGCCGCGCTGGCCTGGGTTGTGATGACCCGGCCCCTGGTCCCGAATATCGGCGACTGGTTCCTCAGAAACGCCTATTACGAGGGCGGCGGCACCAATACGGTGAACGTGATCCTCGTCGATTTCCGCGCCTTTGACACTTACGGCGAAATCACGGTTCTGGCGATTGTGGGCCTGACGGTCTATGCGCTGCTGCGTCGCTTCCGTCCCGGATCCGAAAGCATCGGCGCGCCCGAGCAACAACAGGGCTATGCTGCCGACCGGCTTGAGAATTTCATGCTGATCCCTTCGGTGATCATGCGCTGGATGTTCCCGGTCACCCTGGTGATCGCAGCCTATCTGTTCTTCCGGGGCCATGACCTGCCCGGCGGCGGATTCTCGGCCGGCGTCACGGTCGCGATCGGGCTTTTGCTGCAATATATCGCGTCGAATGTGCGCTGGATCGAGGCGCGGATCATCATCCTGCCGATCCGCTGGATGGGATTTGGCCTGCTGATCGCCACCGCAACCGGCATCGGGGCCTGGCTTTTCGGCTATCCGTTCCTCACCGCACATGCGCGCTATCTTGATGTGCCGCTGATCGGCAAGGTGCCGATGGCAACCGCGATGGCCTTTGACCTTGGCGTCTTCCTTGCGGTGGTCGGCGCGACCGTGCTGCTGCTGATCGCGATTGCCCACCAGAGCCTGCGCGCCGCGCGTCTGCGCGAGCTGGAAGAGGAAAAGGCAGAAGAGAAAGCCGCGAAACAGAAAGGGGCCGCCTGA
- a CDS encoding extracellular solute-binding protein — MTLINRRSFVRGAAVASLAAPLVSRGALAQGLSGSVNIFAWAGYISDDLLAAFEKATGIKAIYTPYGTNDELLNQMRASNGTGYDIIWPAVDRVPNYVEFGLLKEIDDSKVEWDKCLPSAAKSSEVLGAVVDGKRYQVPTDWGTEALAFDRNDNPLEYGTASYGDIWKPESAGKATVRGHSGLVGLALWMESEGKLPHPFLDSFKDEAIMKANYDVVLAEAIARKGNIIQFWSNENEAQGAFRTNGAKIGQTWDSSAATLAKEGLPVGFIAPKEGALAWMEGISIPTGAQNVDQAYAFLNFMLSPEAGALYANHTSINSTAVGAEAHLSEASRTFFTGAYPGDALEKLWWWPVQENWFVALRNEYQDKFLSA, encoded by the coding sequence GTGACCCTCATCAACCGCCGTTCATTTGTCCGGGGCGCCGCTGTCGCCTCGCTCGCCGCCCCCCTCGTGTCGCGTGGTGCGCTGGCGCAGGGCTTGTCGGGCTCGGTCAATATCTTTGCCTGGGCCGGCTATATTTCCGACGACCTGCTGGCCGCTTTTGAAAAGGCCACCGGTATCAAGGCGATCTATACGCCCTATGGCACCAATGACGAATTGCTGAACCAGATGCGCGCCTCGAATGGCACCGGCTATGACATCATCTGGCCGGCGGTCGACCGCGTGCCGAACTATGTAGAATTCGGCCTCCTGAAAGAAATCGACGATTCGAAAGTCGAATGGGACAAGTGCCTGCCCTCGGCTGCGAAATCCTCGGAAGTGCTGGGCGCCGTGGTTGACGGCAAGCGCTACCAGGTTCCGACCGACTGGGGCACCGAGGCGCTGGCCTTCGACAGGAACGATAACCCGCTGGAGTATGGCACCGCATCCTACGGCGACATCTGGAAGCCGGAATCGGCTGGCAAGGCCACCGTGCGCGGCCATTCCGGCCTTGTCGGCCTGGCGCTGTGGATGGAATCGGAAGGCAAACTGCCGCATCCCTTCCTCGACAGCTTCAAAGACGAAGCCATCATGAAGGCCAATTACGACGTCGTGCTGGCCGAAGCGATTGCCCGCAAGGGAAATATCATCCAGTTCTGGTCGAATGAGAATGAGGCCCAGGGCGCGTTCCGCACCAATGGCGCCAAGATCGGCCAGACCTGGGACAGCTCGGCTGCGACCCTTGCGAAGGAAGGCCTGCCGGTTGGCTTCATTGCGCCGAAAGAAGGCGCCCTTGCCTGGATGGAAGGGATCTCGATCCCGACCGGCGCGCAGAATGTCGATCAGGCCTATGCTTTCCTGAACTTCATGCTGTCTCCCGAGGCCGGCGCGCTTTACGCCAATCACACCTCGATCAACTCGACCGCCGTCGGCGCCGAGGCGCATCTGTCGGAAGCCTCGCGCACCTTCTTCACCGGCGCCTATCCGGGCGACGCGCTGGAGAAGCTGTGGTGGTGGCCGGTGCAGGAAAACTGGTTCGTTGCCCTGCGCAACGAATACCAGGACAAGTTCCTCTCGGCCTGA
- the lptB gene encoding LPS export ABC transporter ATP-binding protein: protein MVLADNVQPPAARDATESAGLQIRNLRKSYKKRPVIRDVTMDLRRGEVVALLGPNGSGKTTCFYSIAGLVTPEGGQVLIDGRDVTPLPMYRRARLGIGYLPQEVSIFRGLSVEDNILAVLEIAHADRHKRRERLEELLSEFSITHLRQAPALALSGGERRRVEIARCLAADPKYLLLDEPFAGVDPIAVNEIRHLVQDLKSRGIGVLITDHNVRETLGIVDRAYILHDGKVLMSGTTDEIVRDETVRRVYLGENFRMA from the coding sequence ATGGTTCTTGCTGATAATGTGCAGCCGCCGGCGGCCCGGGACGCGACCGAATCCGCCGGGCTGCAGATCCGCAACCTTCGGAAAAGCTACAAGAAACGCCCTGTTATCCGCGATGTGACAATGGATCTGCGGCGCGGCGAAGTGGTGGCGCTTCTGGGCCCCAATGGCTCGGGCAAGACCACCTGTTTCTATTCCATCGCCGGTCTTGTGACGCCCGAAGGCGGCCAGGTGCTGATTGACGGGCGCGATGTGACGCCTTTGCCGATGTATCGCCGTGCGCGGCTTGGGATCGGCTATCTGCCGCAGGAGGTCTCGATCTTTCGCGGCCTTTCGGTCGAGGACAATATCCTCGCCGTCCTGGAAATCGCCCATGCCGACCGCCACAAACGGCGCGAGCGGCTGGAGGAGCTGCTGTCGGAATTTTCGATCACCCATCTGCGCCAGGCCCCTGCCCTGGCATTGTCGGGCGGCGAGCGCCGGCGGGTCGAAATCGCGCGCTGCCTTGCCGCTGATCCGAAATATCTCCTGCTTGATGAACCCTTCGCCGGGGTCGATCCGATTGCGGTGAATGAGATCCGGCACCTGGTCCAGGACCTGAAATCGCGCGGCATCGGGGTGCTGATCACTGATCACAACGTGCGAGAAACGCTGGGTATCGTCGACCGCGCCTATATCCTGCATGACGGCAAGGTGCTGATGTCCGGCACCACCGATGAAATCGTCCGGGACGAGACCGTCCGCCGCGTCTATCTGGGCGAAAATTTTCGTATGGCCTGA
- the raiA gene encoding ribosome-associated translation inhibitor RaiA: protein MRYQISGKQIDIGEALTTHVKAEIGELIEKYAQRATDCLVVFSRAAHESVCETTIHLATGLNVSAKGNATEIYAAFESCRERLDKQVRRYKRRLRSHHVDRKGPVEFGAASSYILAPSEEHEDAEPETLAPVVVAEMETKIPSITVGEAVMQMELAGQKMLVFRNEGHGGVNVVYRRDDGNIGWIDPRNSG, encoded by the coding sequence ATGCGCTACCAGATCAGCGGCAAACAAATCGACATCGGAGAGGCCCTGACCACTCATGTCAAAGCCGAAATTGGCGAGTTGATCGAAAAATATGCGCAGCGTGCCACCGATTGCCTGGTGGTCTTCTCGCGCGCGGCGCATGAATCCGTCTGCGAGACGACGATCCACCTGGCCACCGGCCTGAATGTCTCGGCCAAAGGCAATGCAACGGAAATCTATGCCGCTTTCGAGAGCTGCCGCGAACGTCTGGACAAGCAGGTGCGCCGCTACAAGCGCCGGTTGCGCAGCCATCACGTCGATCGCAAGGGGCCAGTTGAATTCGGCGCCGCCTCGTCCTATATCCTCGCCCCATCCGAGGAACACGAGGATGCCGAGCCAGAAACCCTTGCTCCGGTCGTAGTTGCCGAGATGGAGACGAAGATTCCTTCGATCACCGTCGGCGAGGCCGTGATGCAAATGGAGCTGGCGGGGCAAAAAATGCTCGTGTTTCGCAATGAAGGCCATGGGGGCGTGAACGTGGTGTATCGTCGAGACGACGGCAACATCGGCTGGATTGACCCTCGCAACAGCGGGTGA
- the lptC gene encoding LPS export ABC transporter periplasmic protein LptC, with protein MPRLDRHSRLVGWLKVALPLSALALLSTLFLLADRIDPTAAIRYAEVDVEDLVRDPRMTAPTYAGTTSDGSAITMTASAARPATGTRTAGASDVVVRLDMPGGGSTDIRAKDAELDTGTDQLRLSGGVEIDTSSGFHIVTERLTTALDRSGAASDSAVTASGPQVTIDADSFTLTQQSDTGAASPYLLVFSGSVKLVYEPGAPGRETDTP; from the coding sequence ATGCCAAGGCTCGACCGACATTCCCGGCTGGTCGGCTGGCTGAAAGTGGCGCTGCCGCTTTCGGCGCTGGCGCTCTTGTCGACGCTGTTCCTGCTGGCCGACCGCATCGATCCGACCGCCGCGATCCGCTATGCAGAAGTTGATGTCGAAGATCTCGTGCGCGACCCGCGGATGACCGCGCCGACATATGCCGGCACCACCTCGGACGGCAGCGCCATCACCATGACCGCCAGCGCCGCGCGACCCGCCACTGGCACCCGCACCGCCGGGGCCAGCGATGTTGTGGTGCGCCTTGATATGCCGGGCGGCGGCAGCACCGATATCCGCGCCAAAGATGCCGAACTCGACACCGGCACCGATCAGCTGCGGCTTTCGGGCGGGGTCGAGATCGACACATCCTCGGGCTTTCATATCGTCACCGAGCGGCTGACCACCGCGCTTGACCGGTCAGGCGCCGCAAGCGACAGCGCGGTCACCGCAAGCGGCCCCCAGGTCACCATTGACGCCGACAGCTTCACCCTGACACAGCAAAGTGACACCGGGGCCGCCTCCCCCTATCTTCTGGTTTTCTCAGGCTCGGTAAAGCTGGTATATGAGCCAGGCGCACCAGGACGCGAAACGGATACACCATGA
- a CDS encoding PTS sugar transporter subunit IIA, producing MELSSLLVPSAVRVVGQFTSKKRLFQELGDIAQSAWNIPADPAVDGLQERETLGPTGVGHGIALPHARIEELDRIAGIFIRLEKPLDYDSVDRQPVDLIFCLLAPKDSGVDHLKALALVSRTMRDQSVVSKLRSNTDPAKLHAILVEARSTQEA from the coding sequence ATGGAACTATCCAGTCTTCTCGTCCCCTCTGCCGTCCGCGTGGTCGGCCAGTTCACTTCGAAGAAACGCCTCTTCCAGGAGCTGGGGGATATCGCGCAATCGGCCTGGAACATCCCGGCCGATCCCGCAGTAGACGGGTTGCAGGAACGTGAGACGCTGGGTCCGACCGGCGTGGGGCATGGCATCGCCCTGCCCCATGCACGGATCGAAGAACTCGACCGTATCGCCGGTATTTTCATCCGGCTGGAAAAGCCGCTGGATTATGATTCAGTCGACCGCCAGCCGGTGGATCTGATCTTCTGCCTGCTCGCGCCAAAGGATTCCGGGGTCGACCACCTGAAGGCACTCGCCCTGGTCAGCCGCACTATGCGCGACCAGAGCGTGGTCTCGAAACTGCGCTCTAACACGGATCCCGCAAAGCTGCACGCGATCCTCGTAGAGGCGCGCAGCACTCAGGAAGCGTAA
- a CDS encoding Na+/H+ antiporter subunit C, with protein sequence MEIVLSAAIGVFAASGIWLLLRPRTFQVIIGLCLLSYAVNIFIFSMGRLTIGKPAIMPKGGWINAAEYADPLPQALVLTAIVISFATTALFLVVMIASKGLTGTDHVDGREPDRSGETK encoded by the coding sequence ATGGAAATCGTGCTTTCTGCCGCCATCGGGGTGTTCGCCGCATCGGGCATCTGGCTTTTGCTGCGCCCGCGCACCTTTCAGGTGATCATTGGCCTGTGCCTTTTGTCTTACGCGGTCAATATCTTCATCTTCTCGATGGGGCGCCTGACCATCGGCAAGCCCGCGATCATGCCGAAAGGCGGCTGGATCAATGCCGCCGAATATGCCGACCCGCTGCCCCAGGCGCTGGTGCTGACCGCCATCGTCATCAGCTTTGCCACCACGGCGCTGTTTCTGGTGGTCATGATCGCCTCCAAGGGTCTGACCGGCACCGACCATGTCGATGGCCGCGAACCCGACCGCAGCGGTGAGACCAAATGA
- the mnhG gene encoding monovalent cation/H(+) antiporter subunit G yields the protein MTYLETLPAWIALPVAFFLVLGSTLTLLGTIGLARLHSFYDRLHAPTLGTSWGAAGILLASMILVSWTEGRAVLHELVIGIFLMITTPVTLMFLGRAALHRDRIEGTPGIPGAVARSDVPIGPVSPPEGEAAFADPADAPGED from the coding sequence ATGACCTATCTCGAAACGCTTCCTGCCTGGATTGCGCTGCCGGTGGCTTTCTTTCTGGTGCTTGGCTCCACGCTGACGCTTTTGGGCACCATCGGTCTTGCGCGGCTGCACAGCTTTTACGACCGGCTGCACGCACCGACGCTCGGCACCTCCTGGGGGGCGGCGGGGATCCTGCTCGCCTCTATGATTCTGGTCAGCTGGACCGAGGGCCGCGCGGTTCTGCACGAGCTGGTGATCGGAATTTTCCTGATGATCACCACGCCGGTCACACTGATGTTCCTTGGCCGTGCCGCGCTGCACCGCGACCGGATCGAGGGCACTCCCGGCATCCCCGGGGCCGTCGCGCGCTCGGATGTGCCGATCGGGCCGGTCTCGCCGCCCGAGGGAGAAGCCGCCTTTGCCGATCCTGCGGATGCGCCGGGTGAAGACTGA
- a CDS encoding LptA/OstA family protein has protein sequence MTPIARLLLSPLTLILALAVSPVFVQPVLAQGATISFGPMTQDTSLPVEIKADTLSVNNADGSAVFSGNVLVGQGEMRLTAAEVRVEYAADSRAIRRLHATGGVTIASAQDAAESREAVYEIDSGLVVMTGDVLLTQGASALSGQKLTIRMKSGTGLMEGGVSTTFLPGAN, from the coding sequence ATGACACCGATTGCCCGCCTTTTGCTTTCGCCGCTGACGCTCATTCTGGCGCTGGCTGTATCGCCCGTCTTTGTGCAGCCCGTTTTGGCGCAGGGAGCGACAATCTCTTTCGGCCCTATGACCCAGGACACCAGCCTGCCGGTCGAGATCAAGGCCGATACGCTTTCGGTGAACAATGCCGATGGCTCGGCGGTGTTTTCAGGCAATGTCCTCGTAGGCCAGGGCGAGATGCGCCTGACTGCGGCAGAAGTGCGGGTCGAATATGCCGCCGACAGCCGGGCGATCAGGCGTCTTCACGCCACCGGAGGTGTAACCATCGCCAGCGCGCAGGATGCCGCCGAATCACGCGAAGCGGTCTATGAAATCGACAGCGGACTTGTCGTCATGACAGGTGATGTGCTGCTGACCCAGGGCGCCAGCGCGCTTTCCGGGCAAAAGCTGACGATTCGGATGAAATCCGGTACCGGCCTGATGGAGGGCGGCGTTTCGACCACCTTCCTGCCCGGAGCCAACTGA
- a CDS encoding monovalent cation/H+ antiporter subunit D: MLATEHLIIAPILIPLIAGALMLLYDESQRKAKLGISIGSTIALLFVAIELLNRSKGSPLSGGNEISFYLLGDWAVPFGIILVLDRLSALMLLLVALLAIPTMIYAGANWHKQGQHFNSMFQFLLMGLNGAFLTGDIFNLFVFFEVLLAASYGLLLHGSGQVKVRAGIHYIAMNLAGSLFFLIGVSLIYGVTGTLSMAHLSQMVVNIPASERPLFHAGAAIMGVAFLVKAGLWPLSFWLPITYMASAAPVAAMFSVMTKVGVYVILRLSMLFFGLGAGASAGFGAEVLIWGGMATMVFGMLGVLSSQSLGRMAAHLVLISSGTVLAVIGLALSGGGSSMLSGALYYMVSSTLATATLFLLLEPMSREEGGIAAMLALTADAYGLEKDEDEDEEVGLAIPGTMTILGLSFGVCLLVLAGLPPLSGFIGKVAILSGMLGVGGVPAYLTWTFLAVLMISGFATILGLVRIGIQTFWASDSKPPKVLAMEFAPVILLVAMMLAITVRGDSVLRYTDATSRALHDPLVYSDGVFSTRRTVGAEDQE; this comes from the coding sequence ATGCTTGCGACCGAACACCTGATCATTGCCCCGATCCTGATCCCGCTGATCGCGGGTGCCCTGATGCTGCTTTATGATGAGAGCCAGCGGAAGGCGAAGCTCGGGATCTCGATAGGTTCGACCATTGCGCTTTTGTTTGTCGCGATCGAACTGCTGAACCGCTCCAAAGGCTCGCCTTTGTCGGGCGGCAATGAGATCAGCTTTTACCTATTGGGCGACTGGGCGGTGCCCTTTGGCATCATCCTGGTGCTGGACCGCCTGTCGGCTCTGATGCTGCTTCTGGTCGCGCTGCTGGCGATCCCGACGATGATCTATGCCGGCGCCAACTGGCACAAGCAGGGCCAGCATTTCAATTCGATGTTCCAGTTCCTGCTGATGGGGCTGAACGGCGCGTTTCTGACCGGCGATATCTTCAACCTCTTCGTGTTTTTCGAAGTGCTGCTGGCGGCGTCCTACGGGCTTTTGCTGCATGGATCGGGCCAGGTGAAGGTGCGCGCCGGGATCCACTACATCGCGATGAACCTCGCCGGTTCTTTGTTCTTCCTGATCGGGGTTTCGCTGATCTATGGCGTCACCGGCACGCTTTCGATGGCGCATCTGTCGCAGATGGTGGTCAATATCCCCGCGAGCGAGCGGCCGCTGTTCCATGCCGGGGCGGCGATCATGGGGGTCGCGTTTCTGGTGAAAGCCGGTCTCTGGCCTTTGTCCTTCTGGCTGCCGATCACCTATATGGCCTCGGCCGCGCCGGTCGCGGCGATGTTCTCCGTGATGACCAAGGTGGGCGTCTATGTGATCCTGCGCCTTTCCATGCTGTTCTTCGGTCTCGGCGCCGGGGCCTCGGCAGGTTTTGGCGCCGAAGTGCTGATCTGGGGCGGCATGGCCACGATGGTTTTCGGGATGCTGGGCGTGTTGAGCAGCCAGAGCCTTGGCCGTATGGCCGCGCATCTGGTGCTGATTTCCTCGGGAACCGTGCTGGCGGTGATCGGCCTTGCGCTTTCGGGGGGCGGCAGTTCGATGCTGTCGGGGGCGCTTTATTATATGGTGTCTTCGACGCTCGCGACCGCGACGCTGTTTCTGCTGCTGGAGCCGATGAGCCGCGAAGAAGGCGGTATCGCCGCCATGCTGGCCCTGACCGCGGACGCTTACGGGCTGGAAAAGGACGAGGATGAGGATGAAGAGGTCGGTCTGGCGATTCCCGGCACCATGACCATTCTGGGCCTCAGCTTTGGCGTCTGTCTGCTGGTGCTGGCGGGGCTGCCGCCTTTGTCGGGCTTTATCGGCAAAGTTGCGATCCTGTCGGGGATGCTCGGGGTCGGAGGCGTGCCCGCCTATCTGACCTGGACTTTCCTCGCGGTGCTGATGATCTCGGGCTTTGCCACCATCCTTGGCCTGGTGCGGATCGGGATCCAGACCTTCTGGGCCTCAGATTCGAAACCTCCCAAGGTGCTGGCGATGGAATTCGCGCCGGTGATCCTGCTGGTCGCGATGATGCTCGCGATCACGGTCCGCGGTGATTCCGTGCTGCGCTATACCGATGCCACCTCGCGCGCGCTGCATGACCCGCTGGTCTATTCCGACGGGGTGTTCTCGACCCGGCGGACCGTGGGCGCGGAGGACCAGGAATGA